A DNA window from Fusobacterium perfoetens ATCC 29250 contains the following coding sequences:
- the rimI gene encoding ribosomal protein S18-alanine N-acetyltransferase, with amino-acid sequence MLILDYENSCEDIARLEKEIFKFSSYSKKEIEEMLENKSMYKFISAKEDGKILGYIIIFDNSESLEIMKIGVIPEARKRGIGTLLIKEMKKMEKDIFLEVRENNMTAISFYKENFFVEVGKRKNYYKDTGEAAIIMCWNR; translated from the coding sequence ATGTTGATATTAGATTATGAAAATAGCTGTGAAGATATAGCTAGATTAGAAAAAGAGATATTTAAGTTTAGCTCTTATTCTAAAAAAGAGATAGAGGAAATGCTAGAAAATAAAAGTATGTATAAATTTATCTCTGCTAAGGAAGATGGAAAAATTCTTGGTTATATAATAATTTTTGACAATAGTGAATCATTAGAAATAATGAAGATAGGAGTAATCCCTGAAGCTAGAAAAAGAGGAATAGGGACACTATTAATAAAAGAAATGAAAAAAATGGAGAAGGATATTTTTTTAGAAGTTAGGGAAAATAATATGACAGCAATATCTTTCTATAAAGAAAATTTTTTTGTAGAAGTTGGTAAAAGAAAAAATTACTATAAAGATACAGGGGAAGCAGCAATTATAATGTGTTGGAATAGATAA
- a CDS encoding Gx transporter family protein has product MEKTKQDIRREKYLILLILLSLYLSLAETLIPKPFPWLKIGLANIGGIIALEKFDKKMAIEVVILRIIIQGLMLGTLFTPGFLISFISGVTSLGIMIFLYKFRNKLSLVSISMASALVHNIIQLIVVYFLLFRNININSRYIILFVIFFLALGCISGSVTGVIGEKLLLRRSEKE; this is encoded by the coding sequence ATGGAGAAAACAAAACAAGATATAAGAAGAGAAAAATATCTAATATTATTAATTTTATTGTCTCTATATCTTTCATTGGCAGAAACACTTATCCCAAAGCCATTTCCTTGGTTAAAAATAGGATTGGCAAATATTGGGGGGATTATAGCCTTAGAAAAATTTGATAAAAAAATGGCTATTGAAGTAGTTATTCTTAGAATAATAATTCAAGGATTGATGCTTGGAACATTGTTTACTCCAGGTTTTTTAATAAGTTTTATTTCTGGAGTTACTAGTTTAGGAATAATGATATTTTTATATAAATTTAGAAATAAACTATCTCTTGTTTCTATAAGTATGGCATCAGCTTTGGTACACAATATAATACAGTTAATTGTAGTATATTTTTTATTATTTAGAAATATAAATATCAATTCAAGATATATAATTTTATTTGTGATTTTCTTTTTAGCCTTAGGCTGTATATCTGGTAGTGTAACAGGGGTTATAGGAGAAAAATTATTGCTTAGAAGGAGTGAGAAAGAATGA
- the lepB gene encoding signal peptidase I, with amino-acid sequence MSRENFVFNIVFYIILTAFFIYIFVKEKQLSNKIKGYVEKVSNGFCNICGIEKESSRKKVFTVFNGIESIATAIILVLIIQRFYIGNFMVPTGSMEPTIMPKDRLFGNMISYKFRAPKREEIIVFKEPIQNKVLYTKRVMGLPGETVQIKNNHLYVDGNMIESREYSPLGELGNNVWVIPKKGDKVEIIPGMNYNEAYMARNINVAKLQEILLENPGEVKQALPIIKFLVNGKETGMILDLIHNKDILDSLMKGETIKLTLEDDYYLALGDNTNGSYDSRMWGFVKEDRIRGKAFVRFWPLNKIKLLK; translated from the coding sequence GTGAGTAGAGAAAATTTTGTATTTAATATAGTATTTTATATAATTCTTACAGCGTTTTTTATATATATTTTTGTGAAAGAGAAGCAATTATCTAATAAAATAAAGGGATATGTAGAGAAAGTATCCAATGGATTTTGTAATATTTGTGGGATAGAGAAAGAGTCTTCAAGAAAAAAAGTATTTACAGTATTTAATGGAATAGAATCAATAGCTACAGCTATTATATTAGTACTTATTATTCAAAGATTTTATATTGGAAATTTTATGGTACCAACAGGGTCTATGGAGCCAACAATAATGCCAAAAGATAGACTTTTTGGAAATATGATAAGCTATAAATTTAGAGCTCCTAAAAGAGAAGAAATTATTGTGTTTAAAGAGCCTATCCAAAATAAAGTACTTTATACAAAAAGAGTTATGGGATTACCAGGTGAAACTGTACAGATAAAAAATAATCATTTATATGTTGATGGAAATATGATTGAGAGTAGAGAATATTCACCATTGGGAGAACTTGGAAATAATGTTTGGGTAATACCTAAAAAAGGTGATAAAGTAGAGATTATTCCTGGAATGAATTATAATGAGGCTTATATGGCTAGAAATATAAATGTTGCAAAATTACAGGAGATATTATTAGAAAATCCAGGAGAGGTAAAACAAGCTTTACCAATAATAAAGTTTTTAGTTAATGGAAAAGAAACAGGAATGATACTTGATTTAATCCATAATAAAGATATATTAGATTCACTAATGAAAGGAGAAACTATAAAATTAACATTAGAAGATGATTATTATTTAGCTTTGGGGGATAATACTAATGGTAGCTATGACTCAAGAATGTGGGGATTTGTAAAAGAGGATAGAATAAGAGGAAAAGCTTTTGTAAGATTTTGGCCTCTAAATAAAATCAAACTATTAAAGTAA
- the glmM gene encoding phosphoglucosamine mutase, whose protein sequence is MRKYFGTDGMRGEANRELTADKAMRLGYALGYYLKKENPEKKKLKVIMGSDTRISGYMLRSALTAGLNSMGINIDFVGVIPTPGVAYITQIKEAEAGIMISASHNPAKDNGIKIFGKDGCKLPDVVEEELESYMDNLEEIIKNPIAGDELGKFKYAQDDYFLYRDHLKSIVSGDFSGMKIILDAANGSAYRAAKDVFLSLGAEIVVINDAPNGKNINVKCGSTHPEILSKVVVGYEADLGLAYDGDADRLIAVDRNGNIVDGDKVIATLAVEMKKKNLLNDNRVVTTVMSNMGLEAYLNKNGIVLVRANVGDRYVLEKMKLQGLNLGGEQSGHIIMLDYGTTGDGIQTSLKLVETLRDAGKSLDEIVKDIKDWPQTLINVRVGDNSKKNSWNENKKIKDVISEKEVEMGDKGRILVRTSGTEPIVRVMVEGKEKEMVERIASEIADVVKNELA, encoded by the coding sequence ATGAGAAAGTATTTTGGAACTGATGGAATGAGAGGGGAAGCCAATAGAGAATTAACAGCTGACAAGGCTATGAGACTTGGTTATGCTTTAGGATATTACTTAAAAAAAGAAAACCCTGAAAAGAAAAAATTAAAAGTTATAATGGGGTCTGATACAAGAATATCAGGATATATGTTAAGGTCAGCTTTAACAGCTGGATTAAACTCAATGGGAATTAATATAGACTTTGTTGGAGTTATCCCAACTCCTGGAGTAGCTTATATCACTCAAATAAAAGAGGCTGAAGCTGGAATAATGATATCAGCTTCTCACAACCCAGCCAAAGATAATGGAATTAAAATTTTTGGAAAAGATGGTTGTAAATTACCAGATGTTGTAGAAGAAGAATTAGAAAGTTATATGGATAATTTAGAAGAAATTATAAAAAATCCAATAGCTGGAGATGAATTAGGAAAATTTAAATATGCTCAAGATGATTATTTCCTATATAGAGACCATTTAAAATCAATAGTAAGTGGAGATTTTTCTGGAATGAAAATTATATTAGATGCAGCTAATGGTTCAGCTTATAGGGCAGCTAAAGATGTATTTTTATCTTTAGGAGCTGAAATTGTAGTAATAAATGACGCCCCTAATGGAAAAAATATTAATGTAAAATGTGGTTCTACTCACCCAGAAATTTTATCAAAAGTAGTAGTAGGTTATGAAGCTGATTTAGGTTTGGCTTATGATGGAGATGCTGATAGATTAATAGCTGTTGATAGAAATGGAAATATAGTAGACGGAGATAAAGTTATAGCTACTTTGGCTGTAGAGATGAAAAAGAAAAACTTATTAAATGATAATAGAGTTGTAACAACAGTTATGAGTAATATGGGGCTAGAAGCTTATCTAAATAAAAATGGAATAGTTTTAGTAAGAGCCAATGTAGGAGATAGATATGTTCTTGAAAAAATGAAGTTACAAGGATTAAATCTAGGTGGAGAACAATCAGGACATATTATAATGCTTGATTATGGAACTACAGGAGATGGAATTCAAACTTCATTAAAACTTGTTGAAACTCTAAGAGATGCTGGAAAATCTTTAGATGAAATAGTAAAAGATATAAAAGATTGGCCTCAAACATTAATCAATGTAAGAGTTGGAGATAATAGTAAGAAAAATTCTTGGAATGAAAATAAGAAAATAAAAGATGTTATTAGTGAAAAAGAAGTTGAAATGGGAGATAAAGGAAGAATCTTAGTAAGAACTTCTGGTACTGAACCTATTGTAAGAGTTATGGTAGAAGGTAAAGAAAAAGAAATGGTAGAAAGAATAGCTAGTGAAATAGCTGATGTAGTTAAAAATGAATTGGCATAG